In the genome of Victivallis lenta, one region contains:
- a CDS encoding CvpA family protein, with product MENLILWGVPVIGALIGLGSRLFKSYTSLLNFAFAVYLSIWTESMISSLFRVPGNAAPYKSAVTMLFCAILAWVLLMKLTDQLMPEEREFVFPPLLDKLGGGFCGFLAGMVLINFAAFLLCATPQKTIVTGFVSLPALERASAGNLVSFTHLIDSVTFQKYSRGQRAETLERLIRQADPPPPPEEEQPPSVPANLRNTASPRR from the coding sequence GCGCGCTGATCGGCCTCGGCAGCCGCCTGTTCAAAAGCTATACGTCGCTGCTGAACTTCGCCTTTGCCGTATATCTCTCGATCTGGACCGAAAGCATGATCTCCTCGCTGTTCCGGGTGCCCGGCAACGCCGCGCCGTACAAATCCGCCGTCACGATGCTGTTCTGTGCGATCCTGGCCTGGGTGCTGCTGATGAAGCTGACCGACCAGCTCATGCCGGAGGAGCGGGAGTTCGTCTTCCCGCCTCTTCTAGACAAGCTCGGCGGCGGGTTCTGCGGTTTTCTCGCCGGAATGGTGCTGATCAACTTCGCCGCCTTCCTGCTCTGCGCCACGCCTCAGAAGACCATCGTCACCGGCTTCGTCTCGCTGCCGGCGCTCGAGCGGGCCAGCGCGGGGAACCTCGTCTCCTTCACGCACCTGATCGACAGCGTGACCTTTCAGAAGTACTCCCGCGGCCAGCGTGCCGAGACGCTCGAGCGGCTGATCCGCCAGGCGGACCCGCCCCCGCCGCCGGAGGAGGAGCAGCCGCCCTCCGTACCCGCCAACCTGAGAAACACAGCCAGCCCGAGGAGGTAG